The Canis aureus isolate CA01 chromosome 24, VMU_Caureus_v.1.0, whole genome shotgun sequence nucleotide sequence AGTGCTCCAGGTGCTAAGGCTGCAAAGACAGAGCTGCAGATCCTGCCCTCAAGACAAGTGGGCCATGTGGTTATTCCCATGTCCTGTTACAGAACAAAGAGCAGGCTTGCTAGGCCCTTTACTACAAGTCACACCAGCATATGAAAGCCTCATGGAGAAGcatctctgagagagagagaaaactgccTGCAACACAAACACAACATGAATAAGCTGATGTAATCATGTGATACCTGCAGCTTTGCAATGGATCTGGTttcccacaggaaaaaaaaaaaaaaaaacaaacacagaaatatGGCTATCGTATTTACATCGGACACGCTATTTCAAACACAGAAGTCTTCAAAAGGCAGGTGATGTACCACAACAAGAGGTGCCCAGGCTTGTCACTTACGGCTTCTATGATGACGGAGTACGGTGTTCTGGCTGTGAAGACAAAGCCCAGCTTCCTAGCTCCCTTCACCAAAGCAGCTTCATCTGTCAATAGAGTTGATGAAGCATTAACTAATCACAGGTAACAGTAGAATCCTGTTGagcatgtattattattattttcaaatcaacCAGATCTGCAGCAGCTGGAGTGGCCTGGCCTAAATGCACAATGGTAAGGATTCAGGATTTAGGAGGCACTCACTCACTCCCACCACCAGGGTCCTGAGGGCAGCACCTCTGTTAGGTGGGAAGACAGGACCTAAAACTAAGTCATCTGAACAAGAGTGATGGCATACCTACTATTCTCGGTTGGGGTCAAGTTCTCCCTAAGGAATATCAGTAACATTCCCATGACTTGCTGACTAAACATCTTCTCTGAGTGAACAAAGAAGCCAGTCCACCCTCCCCTGAGAGTTTTGTCTAGAACAGTGTCTTCTGCTAGGAGATGCAAGCTGGCCTGGGGTCTCCTCCTGTGGTCCCAGTGTTACAGAGTCAGGAGGGCTCATCATCACCTTTCTGTGGGTTTATCATTTGGAAACTGTATGAGGCCAAAGGTAAACAGTGGGGTCTTTGTGGGGCATGCCTCCCCAGCACACCTGACAAGTAACTGCAAACATCCAAGTCTCCAGAGAAGGGGACAGCAGGGCACACGCAGCCCAGAGCCCTCACCTGGGGAGGAGGCCTGGTAGATGATGTTATCTCCATCCTTCTCAGGGACGACCGTGTGGCACACAGCCAGAAGGGTGAGGAACTCCTGTATGCATGGAGCCGTGGGCTACAGACAAAAGGGCAAGATCATCTGTTAAAACATGGCTGACATAAACCAGAGTTAGATTCAGCCACCATCTGCTTAGAACCCTGTGCTGGCTTCCCCCTCCCTTTAGAACAAAGGTCGAGATCCTAGCACACACTCCACGTTCCCCATGATTGGCAGCTGCTCACCACACAGTTCCAgctctcctgcctcttccctcctgcATGCTCCACCAGCCACTCTGCTCTGTAGTTCCTCAAACAAGGCTCGATCTGTCCCACTGCTCCATCACCACCCTCCACCTGCGTGCAGTCAATTCTTACTCATCCTCCAGGCTTCAATCCAACGGTTGCTTCCTCTGAGAAGTCCACTATCACCCCTATCTTAGAATACTGTTCTTGACCTGCTAACCCTGGGGTCATGTGAGAACAAAGAGGCATGTGCCCTTCCCAGGGTTCCTCCAGCACCGGCCTCACTTGTTCCAACATTTCAGTCTTGCTGCTCACATGCTTCTTCCCATGTCTGTGAGTTCCAGGAGTGCCAGCAGGTCATCTGCCTTCCTCACCAGAGTAACCCCAGGCCCCACAGACAGAAGGCACCCAGATCTATGTTGGATCAATATACCGAGAACGGATTCACCAAAAGCCAGGTGagtctctggctttctcttccATTGTCCTGGCACTTACTCTACATCATGTCTGTCCTTTAACTTGATAATAGCTTAAAACCTATAAGGCAGTGCATCCCTCACTTATTACTTAAAAAGAATCATCCTggatatgtatttaataaatttctCCCATCTCCACACACATTCCTTGTAAGTTTTCATTGGGATCAGAATATGACATCTTAATACTGTTTCCCCATCTAAGAATACAGAATGCCTTCCTATTTATTAAAAGCTTTTAATACTTCTAAATATAGGTCATGGcatattttcttaatcttttattaaaaaaatatttacatgccTACCATACGTGAGGCTTTTTATCTATCATACTAGGCTTTTTATCTATTGCTTTTCATATCATGAACAGAAtcttatttctattatatttcacAAGAGTCTATTCAGATGTAagtaaaaatactgaattttataaatgaatttcaTATCCAATTGTAATTAACCTCTTACTGGTTTCCCAAGTTTAGCTGACTCTCTGGGGTTTTAAGGCAGCCAATTATTGTATCATCCACAGATGaggatgtttttccttttcttttctaatatatacacTTGAGTTCTCACTTGTCCACTTGGTCTAATGCTTTCAGGATGATGTTCAAAGCCAAGGGTGACACCATGCTTTCTTGTCCTCAGGTTATCTTAACACCAAAGTCTTTAACAGTTCACTTTTCAACAGGCAACTGGCTATGCATTGGAGATCGATTTTGTATTTGCACATTCAGGAAGCAATTCTGTGTTTTCCAATTTTTGCAgagtttttgtctttgctttttagtCACAAATGGATGGTGACTAATATTTACAACATTCTAGTTTCTCCTCTGACCTATTAATGTGATTTAAGAGCAGCTGTATGGAAGCAAATACAGCTGCTCATGTGGCCACTTCTCATCAGCTTTcaggaaaaggaaatacacaATTACAGTTCAGTGAAATCAAGTAAGTTTATTTATAAGTTCCCCAAGGTCTACACTACAAAATGCCAAGGAATTTTATCCAAAAGCACTGTGGCACCTGGGCTTTGATTCCAGAGAGCCTTCCCCACCTGCAAGCCTCTCCTCATATCTCATTGGACAAAACTGTGTCAACGTCCACACCCCTGACCTAAGCACTGGTGCTGGAGTCAACTCCCCAAGTCTCTTCCAACAGGGTACTGGAGAATCAGCCACGGTGACCCTGACATTGTGTAGTAGAATCTTTTGCTAAAGTTAAAAGTGACAGTCTCCAGGAATATTAGTTATTAGTGTTTGGGGGACATATTTACAACAGAATGCTAATTTCTTGAGAaggcaggataaaaaaaaaactttatatgcCGTATGATCTCAATATGTGTAGTGTGTTTTTTTGTGAGTGTTCACATGTATATGGAAAGGGACAGATTGAAATGTTAACAGTACTTTGCagcaaaggataaaaagagaTTTACAggattaaaaagtatatttctcTTCATTCTCAGAGCTTCCTACAATGAAACTAAATTGCTTTTTATGTAGAGGCAACCACTCCTTCCAAGTTTCTGAGAGTTATCACAGCAGCCTAGAGAACTGGCTCTAGAAGAGGGGACATTCTGTTGACTGCCAATAAGAGAAGAATTCTACCTTCGACAAACTCTCCCTTGTGTAGCTATCACACCCCTTTCTCAGGCACACTCTCCCAGTCCTTGCTGGTATGAATTACCAGGACCTGCAGCTCCTTCAGTGAATAATCCCTCTTCCAAACTGGCCATCCTCACCCTAGTCTCCATGCTGAATGTGCCCTAGGCTTGATCTAGTGGCTAAGGTGGAGACAGACCCTGAAGGAGATGAGCAGTTTCTGGCCAGACATCTGCTTTAGATGAGACCTGGTCATGGGAGCAAGGAAAGCTACCATCTTCTATGAAGGGCAGTAGACCATACCCACTGGCTCCAAAGTTccagaagaaactgaggttctcAGGTTTTTGAGTGCATCTACCAGGAGACCCCAACCCTAGTCCCAATGTCTCCTTCCTACTAGACTTTGGTGCAGATGATTTCATGAGGCTGCCACTTCAGCCTTTTAAGAAGTTCTGCCAATTTTACAATTAGATCTTGGGCCTGGTCTTTGGCTGTATTGGCCTCAGTAGCAGGAGCTGAAGGAAATCTTTAAAGGCTGCCAAAGATGACTCTGGCTTCCATACTGTGCCTTACATAGGCAATTAATTGACCTGggcttattgttttatttctttgacataaATGGTAATTAGTAACAACCAGTTCCACAGacaattcaatgaaataaaacacatatataaaaatgtagtATGTGAGGGGGTGGGGAATTGCTTCCTCCTGCATCTGAGAGCTATGGAGCTAGCACATCACCTCATCCCACAGTGAAACATGAAAGAGAGTCTTTGATTTCATagcaaatagtaaaatatttctgagagttATAAAGAAGAGTTGCACACACTCTCAAATTAAGTTTCCACTTTGAGTAGTAGGCCAGACAACattctttaaagattaaaaaaagtcCCTCAGACAAAAACATTCTAACTTTGGTTCTCTAGTTAATCTGACATTCTATAATAAATTACAGAAAGGAGACAAATTCCATTTGCAGCCTATGGATGTTTGTAATCTATTTTAAACAAGTGCTCCATGTTTGAAAATAAGCTTTGTTTTCTATAACTTACAAGAAAAACCTTTTATAACTTGAAAGAACTGATTGTTGGAGAATGTATATAAATTAAAGCTTTTATGTgcagaaaaatatacatacactaTTTTATCATTTAACCATCTCTAAGTGCATGACTCAGGGGTATTAAAAACGTTCACATTGCTTTGTACCCACCACTATATCTATACCCAAAATTTCCATCTTCCCAACAAATCTGTATCAATCAAACAGTAACTCCCTGTTCTCAGCTTCCCCTAGCCCTTAATAACTTCTATTCtgttctgtctctatgaatttgcctattttacTATTTTAGGTACCtcataatcataaaatatttgtcttccatttaatagattttaatctacacaaaatgctttatatatctagaaaaaaagtactttttatgtgatgaatgtaaaaaaatagaaaactaggCATGTATAAAATTGGCAACCAAATTACACCtataaagtatttatatatacatatacaaataattaTTCTTGAAGACTCATCAGAAGTTCCAGACATAacgattaaaaaaagaaaaaggttgtaTGTTCTTCCTTGGTAAATCTTTGGGAACTTATCCCACAAATAGGAAGTCATGGGTTAGCAATGTAACCAAAGGACCACGTGAACTGTTCCTTGAAATTTTCCATAGGTTGATTCTTTAATAGGCAAATTCCATCTTGGCTATCGGCTCACACAAAGCTTAAAACATAGTCCTAAAGAGCCCAGAGTATCAAAAATGATGacccatgaaaaacaaaaattctgtagCAGATGGAAGTACTCCCTTGGGAGGAAAGTAAAGATTTTCTTGGTCCAAATGCTTTAATTTCAGTCAATGGTCCCAAGACAGTTTAGATAAGAATGTGGGATATCCATAGGCTAAAATCCAGAAatgcttcttccctttcctcaagCATATTTTGGCAAAATAACCATGTGATCTAACAAGCTCTGtatttaaagtgttttaaaaatctattaggTACACTTAATCCAATCTcacattttctgaaagaaaaatattagagcCTATAGTCTTCATTATTTATAGTTGAGCTAAATGCTAAATGTCAATGGGATCATTCACATAGTAGCCAAGATGAAGACCACCTTAGAAAGCTTCAAGCATAGCTTAAAAAATGTTGAACGTAGGCAAGCAGGCTTTtactaaaaaattagaaaataagttcTCCAATCCATAGCCACATTATGCATTTAATGAACCGTGAGTGTCCAGATGATCAAAATATCCTTTAAAGTTTCCATGTTTTCATCAATACTTATGATAACCTAAGTCAGGGCTTCCTTTTCATAATGGCTGCATCTGCCCCTACTCCTGATAGCCTTCCCActggaataaaaggaaatttggCTCAGTAGGGTAGTaggtgaaaaggaaaaggaagaaaggagctcACTAACTTCTCTAAAGGTGACATTCCTTCCTAAAATGCCTGCCATTGGCCATAGGCAAGAAATGCTCATTAGAAGATCCTCTCCATTCAAAGGTTAAAAGAGGACAGGCTCGAGAAGAGCATGTGAACAGTGGTCAAAAACCCAGCACACACTCATGGGTACAGCTTTGAAGAGAAcatctgtatgtgtatataaattaaCTGTAAATCAGTATTTCAAGATTTCAAAAATGGAGATCCCAGGAGCAAATAGTGTATCTCTCAAAGATCTCTACTCCAAATGAGATTTGCCCCCTGTCCACTGATTTTCTATACCCGAATTTTAGGTGAATGCAAATACCATTCAGTGCAGTGCCCACAATGCCCACATTTCAACAATTATGTTAGCCCTAACACCCACAAAAGAGATCAGACTCCTCTATCTACACAAAACAAAATCGCCTTCTCAGGGTGTGGTATCATACCTATCCCTATGATGCAAAGGTATACCATGGCTCCTAATGATTTTACATCTGTTTTGCAAATTAGTAGAAATCCCTTGAgtattttttattcatctcttcCCCTACTTCCTAGCAAGGTGATTGATATAAACTAGGCCCTTAAACTGTTTACTAAATGAATGAGTAGATAAATGAGTCTCTTATTTAAACAAGGATCCACTTGTATACACTGTTCCTGAGCTTACACTGGGATTCTGAGGCTCTAGGCTGTGCACTAGGCTCACCTCACTTCCTCTGCTGCTTTCTCACCTACTGATCTgggccaaaaaaacaaaattcatgaaAGGAGACTAAGAGCAGTTTCCTAAGCCTCTAGGATGCCTTTCCACCTTCTTTCCTATTCACCACCCCAACCTCAACGGACACATTTAGTCAACCTGAACACTATCTAAATACTATTTGAGAATACCTAAGTCCtcttttcaaaaagcaaattGTCACAAGGTCCAAGTATCTTCTGACATCCTTGGTTAAAGCTACCCTCCTCCACAGAAGTTTCTTCTCAGATACCACTCTTCTGTTTGAAGAACCTCTAGCCTCATAGCTGAACCTACCTCTAACATTGaaattcgaaaaaaaaaaaaaaaagaccacatcGATGCCTGTAACTGCAACACAAAACAATGACTTCAGCAGCACCTACTGTGTGGTCTGGGACCACATCAGCAGCATCCCCAGGGGCTGAGACAGAATGTCCGGATCCTGGCCTGTGGATATAGGTACCTTACATGCTCACATTTGAGAACCATGGCTGGGAAGGTTCTAGCATCAACAAATGGGTAACTGCAGTAGAAAACAGGAAATTTCCTTGCTGAGAATTCAGAGAAAtccttatatatatttgtatcttaATGAAATTTTGGAATGATTAAGTTTTAGTTTTGCTCAAGTGTAcctaactttaaatttttttcagaaaaaaatattagatctAATTTATACTGATTAAACTGGTTGCAAAACATTTTGATCATTAAATACTCTTCTAAgtcaatatttttcaaagtaccctttaaaatgaatttaggCAATCCTACAATTAATCCTGGTTTGTTAGAATAGTTGAGATAATGTGATGTCCTAGTTAAGAATCCAACAGATGAAGGTTCTGAGTCTCATTTCTAGATTTGTCTGCTGGTAATTCTTGGCCAAGTCAGTATTTCCACGCAGCTTCCTATCACCTCTCTGGCATGACCCAAGTGTTaaaggaaatacacatcaaatttCTGGCACACAATAGAATGCTATAAATGCTACATGTCCTGCcatatttttcttccctaaatTATCCTGATCCAAGCACACTGtgattgtttttcaaaatgcatGACCTCTTAAATTCACAACTGTGAAGAAATAGTACTTCAGAAATCTTAAAGAGCTAGAGAATTCACAATGTTAGAGAATTCCATGGTAAGACTCATCTTAATCTTGAGGTGAGACTTTCAATCTTCACCACATATTTAATTCAGCTTTTCATTAACTTACACTGAGCATTAACCACACAGCATTTATTTAAGATCACCTCCCTGAATATTAACGCTAGAAAAGTAAAACTGCACATCTTCCCTAAGGTCCCAAATTGCAAATTTCAAGACACTGCATGTACACATAAATAAAAGTGCATTATAAGCTATGTAATGTCCTAGAAGCAAAATGATGGCCTTACGTGATGATCTTCGATGTTCTTCAAGAGCCTGGGATCATCAAAGTCACAGGAGTCACTGGGGGGAGGAGGTATCCGGCTGTGAAAGAACAGGAAATACGAATTCAGTTCAGAAGGTCCTTTAAAATTAGCCCAAACCTTGTAAGAATCTGTCTTTAAGAAGAAGTAAACCTAAAAAGCCCATCAatttatattaaacttttaaagatttgGAATACTCTATATTCTTTCAAACCATGAGACAGAAAAATTTAGCCCTactataagcaaaatattttataagttatTATAAACAACAACATGGTTACAAGGAGAAGAAACATTCAGGAGTCAACACTTTGTCACTTTGGTTGGTCTCTGTGTAACTCCTACCAGGGAAAATTTCTGAGTATCTGctcaaagcaggaaaaaattgaGGAATGATTGCATCACATCTGCGCAATGATTTATGGCCAGAGTTCATACgcaggagagaaaaggaggcaaatAACTGTGAAAAGGAAACTTGATATGATTGCTGTGAGCTATCAAACTGGAGAAAATGTGAACAGTTAAGTATATTCCTATATTTCCACTCCTTCTTCAGAACAAAGACAATGGAAGAAATGACCACAGTCAAGGTGATATCAATCTGAACTCTGGATGTCAGAGTTTGGTGCAGCAGAAATCAGCAGTTTACGAGAGGAAGCACCTAGAACACAAGCTGATGTCCCCAGCCGAACTTTGAGAATGCTGAGGAAATGGCAGCCTGAGGTACCTGTCTGATAAGGGGAAAGTGGGAAGCAGGAGGGGTCTAGATTCATCTGAGAAAGATTCAGCCCGCAGAAACCTTCCCTCATCTCTTGTAGCCAGGTAACCGAAACTTTTGCACCCAGGAAGCCATAGAAGGTTTATCGTTTAGAGAAGTTAAATTAGAGTAACCTTGGACCCAGCAACACTGGGCATACAAGTAGGTTTAGGGTAGGGAATTCTCCCAAGATAGGAGTTTTATGTGAAATCTTTATACTCTGATAAGTATGATCACCAGCCCTCTGCCTCCATTCAGCTCCCATAACAGCTACAGCCAGATGTATAGCCTGGAGAGTTCTTCTCATGAGAAGAAGACTTATCAGTTCACAAAGAAAGACAGATGCTGACATCTAAGGATCCATTAATAAAACAGTAGGTCCTGGCTGATCATCCCATAGGGAATCCAGTCAGTCATCAATACACTGTCTTCCCTACACACACAGCCCTACCAATCAGCTTTGTTAgtatataaatcttaaaacatgAACACACAACATCACTAATCCCAAGAGAAATGtgaatccaaaccacaatgagataccacttcacacccactgggatggctattaaaaaaaaaaaaaaaaaaaaaacagaaattaacaagTGTCATGAGGATACGGGAAAATTGTGTGTTATTGACAGGGATGtaaatggtacagctactgtgAAAAACaatgtggtggttcctcaaaaagttaaacataaaattaccacaCAACACatcaatcccacttctaggtatatacccataagaactgaaagcagagactcagaTACTTATGTTTGCAGAGACTCAGATACTTAGGTTTACAACAGCCGTATTCAcactagaaaaagtaaaaaagtgcAAACGCCCATCACCAGATGAACGGATATACAAAATATGGtatacacataaaatgaaatattaatcagCCTTTAATGAGGataaaattttgatatatgcTACAATACATACAATACAActttgaagatattatgctaagaaaTGGGAAGTGAGCAGGAAGTAATAAACCAAGGACTGGCTATTTTTAGTTCTTGTAGTTCCACTATGCTTTTAAAACCacattcatattaaaaattttaatttgattctcttttagaataacaaatgaaattttatttacaaaatattcagGTAAAAATGCCAATACAGAATCGTTCTTTTCCACTAAAACATCAAGAAGTGCTAGAATCTACTTACCAAAAATCATCTGAGGATGGTTCTCTTGTCAATTCTGGAAAATGACTGCCAGAAAGAGGGAAATAGAGTGGTCACAAAACTGTGATCAAAAGAGGCACTCACATAAAAACATTCTCCAGGATTGATCATAGGCCATGAAACAGTCTgcataattttaagaaaagtgAAGTCCTATCAAGCGTCATTTCCAACTATAATAGTATAACTAGAAATCAACCAGAATGAAAccaaaaattcacaaatatgtgggattaaataatatgctactgaacaaccaatcggtcaaagaagaaatcaaaaggaaaatcagaaaatatgttgagacaaaggaaatagaaatatgaCATAGTAAATCTTATGGGATGaggcaaaagcagttctaagaaggaaattCATAGTGACAAATGCCTACaccaaaaatcaagaaaaatatcaacCTAATTTTACacctaaaaaattagaaaagaagaacaaatgaaacccAAAGTTAGTAAAGGGGAAAAGTAGCAaatattagagtagaaataaatgaaaaagagaaagaaacaatagaaaagattaatgaaactaagagctggttcttggaaaagataaaattggtaAACCTTTAACTAGAtccacaaataagaaaaaaaaagggaactcaaaattagaaatgaaaaaagagataTTAAAACTGATAACACAGAAATACCTGGAACATAAGgcactactatgaacaattatataccaacaaattggacaacctataagaaatggataaattcctagaaatatgcaACAAACACCGTATCATGATGATGAAACAGAAAATCTTAGATTGATTACTAGTAAGAAGATTAATTTAGTAATCAATAACCTCCAAACAATCAAAAGTCAGGTCCAGACAGCTTCATTTGGGTGACATTTTCCCAAACAGTCAAAGAAGGATACCAATCCTTATCAAACTCTTCCCAACAATAGGAGAGAAACTTCAAATCTGTTTTacaaggtcagcattaccctgataccaaaatcagacaaggataccacaagaaaagaaaattacaggccaataccCTTGCtgaacataggtgcaaaaattctcagcaaagtattagcaaactgaattcaacaatacatttaaaaaatcatacaccatgatcaactGAAATTTACTCCAGGGATACAGGGATGGTTCAACACCTGCAGCCAATCAATGTAacacaccacattaacaaaataaaagataaaaatcatatgatcactaCACTAgctgcagaaaaagtatttgacaaaattcaacatccatttatgataaaaactctcaacaaaatgggtacagggggaacatacttcaacataataaaggctatatacgacaagcccacagtta carries:
- the LOC144295817 gene encoding uncharacterized protein LOC144295817, with product MGSKRLSTEFSIIQRARKLRTHPQNHISRQLSLQILLSTAASQECQQVICLPHQSNPRPHRQKAPRSMLDQYTENGFTKSQNKDNGRNDHSQGDINLNSGCQSLVQQKSAVYERKHLEHKLMSPAEL